In Streptomyces sp. P3, one DNA window encodes the following:
- a CDS encoding YebC/PmpR family DNA-binding transcriptional regulator: protein MSGHSKWATTKHKKAVIDAKRGKLFAKMIKNIEVAARTGGADVSGNPTLFDAIQKAKKSSVPNKNIDSAVKRGAGLEAGGADYETIMYEGYGPNGVAVLIECLTDNRNRAASDVRVAMTRNGGSMADPGSVSYLFNRKGVVVVPKGELAEDDVLGAVLDAGAEEVNDLGETFEVLSEATDLVAVRTALQEAGIDYDSAEANFVPTMQVELDEDGARKIFKLIDALEDSDDVQNVFANFDVSDEVMEKVDA from the coding sequence ATGTCCGGCCACTCTAAATGGGCTACGACGAAGCACAAGAAGGCCGTGATCGACGCCAAGCGCGGCAAGCTCTTCGCGAAGATGATCAAGAACATCGAAGTCGCGGCCCGTACCGGTGGCGCGGACGTGTCCGGCAACCCGACGCTGTTCGACGCCATCCAGAAGGCCAAGAAGAGCTCGGTCCCGAACAAGAACATCGACTCCGCGGTGAAGCGCGGCGCCGGTCTCGAGGCCGGCGGCGCCGACTACGAGACGATCATGTACGAGGGTTACGGACCGAACGGCGTCGCGGTCCTCATCGAGTGCCTCACCGACAACCGCAACCGCGCAGCCTCAGACGTCCGCGTGGCCATGACCCGCAACGGCGGCTCCATGGCCGACCCGGGCTCGGTGTCGTACCTCTTCAACCGCAAGGGCGTCGTCGTCGTCCCCAAGGGCGAGCTGGCCGAGGACGACGTCCTCGGCGCCGTGCTCGACGCGGGCGCCGAAGAGGTCAACGACCTCGGTGAGACCTTCGAGGTCCTCTCCGAGGCCACCGACCTGGTCGCGGTGCGCACCGCGCTCCAGGAGGCCGGCATCGACTACGACTCGGCCGAGGCCAACTTCGTCCCGACCATGCAGGTCGAGCTCGACGAGGACGGCGCGCGGAAGATCTTCAAGCTGATCGACGCGCTCGAGGACAGCGACGACGTGCAGAACGTCTTCGCCAACTTCGACGTCAGCGACGAGGTCATGGAGAAGGTCGACGCCTGA
- the ruvA gene encoding Holliday junction branch migration protein RuvA → MIAFVSGTVAALAPDTAVLEVGGVGMAVQCSPNTLSTLRLGKPAKLATSLVVREDSLTLYGFVDDDERQVFELLQTASGVGPRLAQAMLAVHAPDALRRAVATGDEKALIAVPGIGKRGAQKLLLELKDRLGEPIGAPAVGAPVTSGWRDQLHAALIGLGYATREADEAVAAVTPRAEAAGGAPQVGQLLKAALQTLNRAR, encoded by the coding sequence ATGATCGCCTTCGTCAGCGGCACCGTCGCCGCACTCGCCCCGGACACCGCGGTGCTGGAGGTGGGCGGTGTGGGCATGGCCGTCCAGTGCTCGCCGAACACGCTGTCCACGCTCCGGCTCGGCAAACCGGCCAAGCTCGCCACCTCCCTCGTCGTACGGGAGGACTCGCTGACCCTCTACGGCTTCGTCGACGACGACGAGCGTCAGGTCTTCGAACTGCTGCAGACCGCCAGTGGCGTCGGCCCCCGGCTCGCCCAGGCCATGCTGGCGGTCCACGCCCCGGACGCCCTGCGCCGCGCGGTGGCCACCGGAGACGAGAAGGCGCTGATCGCCGTCCCCGGCATCGGCAAGAGGGGCGCGCAGAAGCTGCTGCTGGAGCTCAAGGACCGGCTCGGCGAGCCGATCGGCGCCCCCGCGGTCGGAGCACCGGTCACCAGCGGCTGGCGCGACCAGCTGCACGCCGCCCTGATCGGCCTCGGCTACGCCACCCGCGAGGCCGACGAGGCGGTCGCCGCAGTGACCCCGCGGGCCGAGGCCGCCGGCGGTGCGCCCCAGGTCGGCCAGCTGCTGAAGGCCGCCCTGCAGACCCTGAACCGCGCCCGCTAG
- the yajC gene encoding preprotein translocase subunit YajC, producing the protein MSPLTLLPFIVLIGAMFLMTRSAKKKQQQAAAMRNELQPGSGVRTIGGMYATVKEVNDDTLLLDAGPGVELLFAKNAIGAVLTDDEYNRIVHGIEHDLKSDSDVVPDDASSLAETDDSVDEAAASDDKVVDLGKKDETDEVREKAAEGEQAEADEEPKKTEGDSDEKK; encoded by the coding sequence GTGAGTCCTTTGACCCTCCTCCCGTTCATCGTGCTCATCGGGGCCATGTTCCTGATGACCCGGTCGGCCAAGAAGAAGCAGCAGCAGGCGGCCGCCATGCGTAACGAACTGCAGCCCGGCAGTGGTGTCCGCACCATCGGCGGCATGTACGCGACGGTCAAGGAGGTCAACGACGACACGCTTCTCCTCGACGCGGGACCGGGCGTGGAACTCCTCTTCGCGAAGAACGCGATCGGCGCCGTCCTGACCGACGACGAGTACAACCGCATCGTGCACGGCATCGAGCACGACCTGAAGTCCGACTCCGACGTCGTCCCGGACGACGCCTCCTCCCTCGCCGAGACCGACGACTCCGTCGACGAAGCTGCCGCCTCCGACGACAAGGTTGTCGACCTCGGCAAGAAGGACGAGACCGACGAGGTCCGGGAGAAGGCCGCCGAGGGCGAGCAGGCCGAGGCCGACGAGGAGCCGAAGAAGACCGAGGGCGACTCCGACGAGAAGAAGTAG
- the ruvC gene encoding crossover junction endodeoxyribonuclease RuvC → MRVLGVDPGLTRCGVGVVEGVAGRPLTMLGVGVVRTPADAELGQRLVAVEQGIEAWLDEHRPEFVAVERVFSQHNVRTVMGTAQASAVAMLCAARRGIPVALHTPSEVKAAVTGSGRADKAQVGAMVTRLLRLDAPPRPADAADALALAICHIWRAPAQNRLQQAIARHTAKARTHPETAPITSKGRTA, encoded by the coding sequence GTGCGGGTACTCGGGGTGGACCCCGGACTGACACGGTGCGGTGTCGGCGTCGTCGAGGGAGTCGCGGGCCGGCCCCTCACCATGCTCGGTGTGGGAGTCGTACGGACCCCCGCCGACGCCGAGTTGGGACAGCGCCTCGTCGCCGTCGAGCAGGGCATCGAAGCGTGGCTCGACGAACACCGGCCCGAATTCGTCGCCGTGGAACGGGTGTTCAGCCAGCACAACGTGCGCACGGTGATGGGCACCGCCCAGGCGAGTGCCGTCGCCATGCTGTGCGCGGCCCGCCGCGGCATCCCCGTCGCCCTGCACACCCCCAGCGAGGTCAAGGCCGCCGTCACCGGCAGCGGGCGCGCGGACAAGGCCCAGGTCGGCGCGATGGTCACCCGCCTGCTGCGACTCGACGCGCCCCCCAGACCGGCCGACGCCGCCGACGCCCTCGCCCTCGCCATCTGCCACATCTGGCGCGCACCCGCGCAGAACCGGCTCCAGCAGGCGATCGCCCGGCACACCGCCAAGGCGCGCACGCACCCCGAGACCGCCCCGATCACATCGAAAGGCCGTACGGCATGA
- the pdxS gene encoding pyridoxal 5'-phosphate synthase lyase subunit PdxS yields MSSTISENQTPETGTARVKRGMAEQLKGGVIMDVVTPEQAKIAEDAGAVAVMALERVPADIRKDGGVARMSDPDMIEGIIEAVSIPVMAKSRIGHFVEAQVLQSLGVDYIDESEVLTPADEVNHSDKFAFTTPFVCGATNLGEALRRIAEGAAMIRSKGEAGTGNVVEAVRHLRQIKNEIARLRGYDNNELYAAAKDLRAPYELVKEVAELGKLPVVLFSAGGVATPADAALMRQLGAEGVFVGSGIFKSGDPAKRAAAIVKATTFYDDPKIIADASRNLGEAMVGINCDTLPEAERYANRGW; encoded by the coding sequence GTGTCCAGCACGATCTCCGAAAACCAGACCCCCGAGACCGGCACCGCGCGCGTGAAGCGCGGGATGGCCGAGCAGCTCAAGGGCGGCGTGATCATGGACGTCGTCACGCCGGAGCAGGCGAAGATCGCCGAGGACGCGGGCGCCGTCGCCGTCATGGCGCTGGAGCGGGTCCCGGCCGACATCCGCAAGGACGGCGGCGTCGCCCGGATGTCGGACCCCGACATGATCGAGGGCATCATCGAGGCCGTGTCCATCCCGGTCATGGCCAAGTCCCGGATCGGCCACTTCGTCGAGGCCCAGGTCCTGCAGTCGCTCGGCGTCGACTACATCGACGAGTCCGAGGTCCTCACCCCGGCCGACGAGGTCAACCACAGCGACAAGTTCGCCTTCACGACCCCGTTCGTCTGCGGCGCCACCAACCTGGGCGAGGCCCTGCGCCGCATCGCCGAGGGCGCCGCGATGATCCGCTCCAAGGGTGAGGCCGGCACCGGCAACGTCGTCGAGGCCGTGCGCCACCTGCGCCAGATCAAGAACGAGATCGCCCGTCTGCGCGGCTACGACAACAACGAGCTGTACGCCGCCGCCAAGGACCTGCGCGCCCCCTACGAGCTGGTCAAGGAGGTCGCCGAGCTCGGCAAGCTCCCGGTCGTGCTGTTCTCCGCCGGCGGTGTCGCCACCCCGGCCGACGCCGCGCTGATGCGCCAGCTCGGCGCCGAGGGCGTCTTCGTCGGCTCCGGCATCTTCAAGTCCGGCGACCCGGCCAAGCGTGCCGCCGCGATCGTGAAGGCGACCACCTTCTACGACGACCCGAAGATCATCGCGGACGCGTCCCGCAACCTGGGCGAGGCCATGGTCGGCATCAACTGCGACACCCTCCCCGAGGCCGAGCGCTACGCCAACCGCGGCTGGTAA
- a CDS encoding glycosyltransferase family 4 protein, producing MRIGIVCPYSWDVPGGVQFHIRDLAEYFVGLGHEVSVLAPADDDTPLPPYVVSAGRAVPVPYNGSVARLNFGFLSAARVRRWLHDGTFDVVHIHEPTSPSLGLLTCWAASGPIVATFHTSNPRSRAMIAAYSILQAALEKISARIAVSEYARRTLVEHLGGDAVVIPNGVDVDFFAKAEPNPDWQGGTIGFVGRIDESRKGLPVLMRALPKIFAERPDARLLVAGRGDEKEAVENLPKELHARVEFLGMVSDEDKARFLRSVDLYVAPNTGGESFGIILVEAMSAGAPVLASDLDAFAQVLDQGAAGELFANEDADALAAAAVRLLGDPERREQLSERGSAHVRRFDWSTVGADILSVYETVTAGAAAVAADDERGSTGLRARLGLARD from the coding sequence GTGAGAATCGGCATCGTCTGCCCGTACTCCTGGGACGTCCCGGGCGGCGTCCAGTTCCACATCCGCGACCTCGCCGAGTACTTCGTCGGGCTCGGACACGAGGTGTCCGTCCTCGCCCCGGCCGACGACGACACCCCGCTGCCGCCGTACGTCGTCTCGGCCGGCCGGGCGGTCCCAGTGCCGTACAACGGCTCCGTCGCCCGGCTCAACTTCGGGTTCCTGTCCGCCGCGCGCGTGCGACGCTGGCTGCACGACGGCACGTTCGACGTCGTCCACATCCACGAGCCGACCTCTCCCTCGCTCGGCCTGCTGACCTGCTGGGCGGCCTCCGGCCCGATCGTGGCGACCTTCCACACGTCCAACCCGCGCTCACGGGCCATGATCGCCGCGTACTCCATCCTCCAGGCCGCCCTGGAGAAGATCAGCGCGCGTATCGCCGTCAGCGAGTACGCCCGGCGGACGCTGGTCGAGCACCTCGGCGGCGACGCGGTCGTCATCCCGAACGGCGTCGACGTCGACTTCTTCGCCAAGGCCGAGCCCAACCCCGACTGGCAGGGCGGCACCATCGGCTTCGTCGGACGCATCGACGAGTCGCGCAAGGGCCTGCCCGTGCTGATGCGGGCCCTGCCGAAGATCTTCGCCGAACGCCCGGACGCACGGCTGCTGGTCGCCGGGCGCGGCGACGAGAAGGAAGCGGTGGAGAACCTGCCGAAGGAGTTGCACGCGCGCGTGGAGTTCCTCGGCATGGTCAGCGACGAGGACAAGGCGCGCTTCCTGCGCAGCGTCGACCTCTACGTCGCGCCCAACACCGGCGGCGAGAGCTTCGGCATCATCCTCGTCGAGGCCATGTCGGCGGGAGCGCCGGTGCTCGCCTCCGACCTCGACGCGTTCGCCCAGGTCCTCGACCAAGGCGCGGCGGGCGAGCTGTTCGCCAACGAGGACGCGGACGCGCTGGCCGCCGCGGCGGTACGGCTCCTGGGCGACCCGGAACGCCGGGAGCAGCTGAGCGAGCGGGGCAGCGCGCATGTGCGGCGCTTCGACTGGTCGACCGTCGGCGCCGACATCCTGTCGGTCTACGAGACGGTGACGGCGGGAGCGGCGGCGGTCGCGGCCGACGACGAACGGGGATCGACGGGGTTGCGGGCCCGGCTCGGGCTGGCCAGGGACTGA
- the pdxT gene encoding pyridoxal 5'-phosphate synthase glutaminase subunit PdxT, translated as MSDTVPVIGVLALQGDVREHLVALAAADAVARPVRRPEELAEVDGLVIPGGESTTISKLAVLFGVMEPLRARVRSGMPVYGTCAGMIMLADKILDPRSGQETVGGIDMIVRRNAFGRQNESFEATVDVVGVQGPPVEGVFIRAPWVESVGARAEVLAEHGGHIVAVRQGNALATSFHPELTGDHRVHALFVDMVRANRVAAS; from the coding sequence ATGAGCGACACGGTCCCTGTCATAGGCGTCCTGGCCCTCCAGGGCGACGTACGGGAGCACCTCGTAGCCCTGGCCGCGGCCGACGCCGTGGCCAGGCCGGTGCGGCGCCCCGAGGAACTCGCCGAGGTCGACGGCCTCGTCATACCCGGCGGCGAGTCCACGACCATCTCCAAGCTGGCCGTCCTGTTCGGCGTGATGGAGCCCCTTCGCGCGCGTGTACGGTCCGGCATGCCCGTCTACGGCACCTGCGCGGGCATGATCATGCTCGCCGACAAGATCCTCGACCCGCGCTCGGGCCAGGAGACCGTCGGCGGCATCGACATGATCGTGCGCCGCAACGCGTTCGGACGTCAGAACGAGTCCTTCGAGGCCACGGTGGACGTCGTGGGCGTGCAGGGCCCTCCCGTGGAGGGTGTCTTCATCCGCGCTCCCTGGGTCGAGTCCGTGGGCGCCCGGGCCGAGGTGCTCGCCGAGCACGGCGGGCACATCGTCGCGGTCCGCCAGGGCAACGCGCTCGCCACCTCGTTCCACCCGGAGCTGACCGGCGACCACCGGGTGCACGCCCTCTTCGTGGACATGGTGCGCGCGAACCGGGTGGCGGCGTCCTAG
- a CDS encoding phosphatidylinositol mannoside acyltransferase produces the protein MSAQERLTDALYGLGWSAVKKLPEPAAVRLGRTVADLVWKRRGKGVLRLESNYARVVPDASPERLAELSRAGMRSYLRYWMESFRLPAWSAERVADGFDPKDLHHLTDGIASDRGVVLALPHMANWDLAGAWVTTKLRTPFTTVAERLRPETLYDRFVAYREGLGMEVLPHTGGAAFGTLARRLRDGGLVCLVAERDLSASGVEVDFFGDTARMPAGPALLAQQTGALLLPVTLWYDDSPVMQGRVHPPVEVPEAGTRAEKTSVMTQALADAFATGIADHPEDWHMLQRLWLADLESRPSPPRPSDGASA, from the coding sequence GTGAGCGCCCAGGAGCGTCTGACGGACGCGTTGTACGGTCTCGGCTGGAGCGCCGTCAAGAAGCTCCCCGAGCCCGCCGCCGTACGCCTCGGCCGCACCGTCGCCGACCTCGTGTGGAAGCGGCGCGGGAAGGGCGTGCTGCGCCTGGAGAGCAACTACGCGCGCGTGGTGCCGGACGCGAGCCCGGAGCGCCTGGCCGAGCTCTCCCGCGCGGGGATGCGCTCCTACCTGCGGTACTGGATGGAGTCCTTCCGGCTGCCGGCCTGGAGCGCCGAGCGCGTCGCCGACGGCTTCGATCCCAAGGACCTGCACCACCTGACGGACGGCATCGCCTCGGACCGGGGCGTCGTCCTGGCGCTGCCGCACATGGCCAACTGGGATCTGGCCGGCGCCTGGGTCACGACGAAGCTGCGCACGCCGTTCACCACCGTCGCCGAACGCCTCAGGCCCGAGACGCTGTACGACCGGTTCGTCGCCTACCGGGAGGGCCTCGGCATGGAGGTGCTGCCGCACACCGGCGGCGCCGCCTTCGGCACCCTCGCCCGGCGGCTGCGTGACGGCGGTCTGGTCTGCCTGGTCGCCGAGCGCGACCTGTCCGCCTCCGGCGTCGAGGTCGACTTCTTCGGGGACACCGCCCGGATGCCCGCCGGACCCGCCCTGCTCGCCCAGCAGACCGGCGCGCTGCTGCTGCCCGTCACGCTCTGGTACGACGACTCGCCCGTCATGCAGGGCCGCGTGCACCCGCCCGTCGAGGTGCCCGAGGCCGGCACCCGGGCCGAGAAGACGTCCGTCATGACACAGGCGCTGGCAGACGCCTTCGCCACCGGCATCGCCGACCACCCGGAGGACTGGCACATGCTGCAGCGACTGTGGCTCGCCGACCTGGAATCCCGCCCGTCGCCGCCCCGCCCGTCGGACGGGGCGAGCGCGTGA
- the secF gene encoding protein translocase subunit SecF, translating to MSKLGNLGARLHRGEISYDFIGHRKLWYGISILITITAVLGLAVRGLNMGIDFQGGAVFTTAKNGSISVTQAEDAAKTASGHDAVVQKLGDGSVRIQIAGMDIQQSDEIKNKLAEDFKVDPESINADLVGPSWGDQIASKAWQGLAIFMVLVVIYLAIAFEWRMAIAALVALIHDITITVGIYALVGFEVTPGTVIGLLTILGYSLYDTVVVFDSLKEQTKDLTKQTRFTYSEVANRSINGTLVRSINTTVVALLPVAGLLFIGGGFLGAGTLNDISLSLFVGLAAGAYSSIFIATPLVADLKEIEPQYKALKKRVLAKRAQSPAEGERGDEPRTADGYDDDPEDATPAVVGPRNQPGSRGRGRGRPSGKRR from the coding sequence ATGTCCAAACTCGGTAACCTCGGCGCCCGGCTGCACCGTGGCGAGATCAGCTACGACTTCATCGGGCACCGCAAGCTCTGGTACGGCATCTCGATCCTGATCACCATCACGGCCGTCCTCGGCCTGGCGGTGCGCGGCCTGAACATGGGCATCGACTTCCAGGGCGGCGCCGTCTTCACCACGGCGAAGAACGGCAGCATCTCCGTGACCCAGGCCGAGGACGCGGCGAAGACCGCCTCGGGCCACGACGCGGTCGTGCAGAAGCTCGGCGACGGTTCGGTGCGCATCCAGATCGCCGGCATGGACATCCAGCAGTCCGACGAGATCAAGAACAAGCTCGCCGAGGACTTCAAGGTCGACCCGGAGAGCATCAACGCCGACCTCGTCGGTCCGAGCTGGGGCGACCAGATCGCCAGCAAGGCCTGGCAGGGCCTGGCGATCTTCATGGTGCTGGTCGTGATCTACCTGGCGATCGCCTTCGAGTGGCGGATGGCCATCGCCGCCCTCGTCGCCCTGATCCACGACATCACCATCACCGTCGGCATCTACGCCCTCGTCGGCTTCGAGGTCACGCCAGGCACGGTGATCGGTCTGCTGACCATCCTCGGTTACTCGCTGTACGACACGGTCGTCGTCTTCGACTCCCTCAAGGAGCAGACGAAGGACCTCACCAAGCAGACCCGCTTCACCTACAGCGAGGTCGCCAACCGCTCGATCAACGGCACCCTGGTCCGCTCCATCAACACCACGGTCGTCGCGCTGCTGCCGGTGGCGGGTCTGCTGTTCATCGGCGGCGGCTTCCTCGGCGCGGGCACGCTCAACGACATCTCGCTGTCGCTGTTCGTCGGTCTCGCGGCGGGCGCCTACTCCTCGATCTTCATCGCCACGCCGCTCGTCGCCGACCTCAAGGAGATCGAGCCGCAGTACAAGGCACTGAAGAAGCGCGTCCTCGCCAAGCGGGCCCAGTCCCCGGCCGAGGGCGAGCGAGGCGACGAGCCGCGCACTGCCGACGGCTACGACGACGACCCGGAGGACGCGACGCCTGCCGTCGTCGGCCCGCGCAACCAGCCCGGGTCCCGGGGCCGGGGCCGTGGCCGTCCGTCGGGGAAGCGACGGTGA
- the ruvB gene encoding Holliday junction branch migration DNA helicase RuvB, whose protein sequence is MNWDDTTEDTTAEERLVGSVADREDQAVEAALRPKDLGEFIGQEKVREQLDLVLRAARARGATADHVLLSGAPGLGKTTLSMIIAAEMGAPIRITSGPAIQHAGDLAAILSSLQEGEVLFLDEIHRMSRPAEEMLYMAMEDFRVDVIVGKGPGATAIPLELPPFTLVGATTRAGLLPPPLRDRFGFTAHMEFYEPGELRRVIHRSADLLDVEIDAEGAAEIAGRSRGTPRIANRLLRRVRDYAQVKADGRVTREIAAAALKVYEVDERGLDRLDRGVLEALLKLFGGGPVGLSTLAVAVGEERETVEEVAEPFLVREGLLARTPRGRVATPAAWTHLGLTPPRAPGQGSGQQDLFGT, encoded by the coding sequence GTGAACTGGGACGACACGACCGAGGACACCACCGCCGAGGAGCGGCTGGTGGGCTCGGTCGCCGACCGGGAGGACCAGGCCGTCGAGGCCGCCCTGCGTCCCAAGGACCTCGGCGAGTTCATCGGTCAGGAGAAGGTCCGCGAGCAGCTCGACCTCGTCCTGCGCGCCGCCCGCGCGCGGGGCGCGACCGCCGACCACGTGCTGCTCTCCGGAGCCCCCGGCCTCGGCAAGACCACCCTCTCGATGATCATTGCCGCGGAGATGGGCGCCCCGATCCGCATCACCTCAGGTCCCGCGATCCAGCACGCCGGCGACCTCGCCGCGATCCTCTCCTCGCTCCAGGAGGGCGAGGTCCTCTTCCTCGACGAGATCCACCGCATGTCCCGGCCCGCCGAGGAGATGCTGTACATGGCGATGGAGGACTTCCGCGTCGACGTCATCGTCGGCAAGGGCCCCGGCGCCACCGCCATCCCCCTCGAACTGCCCCCCTTCACCCTCGTCGGCGCCACCACGCGCGCGGGCCTGCTGCCGCCCCCGCTGCGCGACCGCTTCGGGTTCACCGCGCACATGGAGTTCTACGAGCCCGGCGAGCTGCGACGCGTCATCCACCGCTCGGCCGACCTCCTCGACGTCGAGATCGACGCGGAGGGGGCGGCCGAGATCGCCGGCCGCTCCCGCGGCACGCCCCGTATCGCCAACCGTCTGCTGCGCCGTGTCCGCGACTACGCGCAGGTCAAGGCCGACGGGAGGGTGACCCGCGAGATCGCCGCGGCGGCGCTGAAGGTCTACGAGGTGGACGAGCGGGGGCTGGACCGCCTGGACCGGGGGGTCCTGGAAGCCCTGCTGAAACTGTTCGGGGGCGGCCCGGTCGGTCTGTCCACGCTCGCCGTCGCCGTGGGGGAGGAGCGTGAGACCGTGGAGGAGGTGGCCGAACCCTTCCTCGTCCGGGAGGGGCTGCTCGCCCGCACACCGCGCGGCCGGGTGGCGACCCCGGCCGCCTGGACGCACCTAGGCCTCACTCCGCCCCGGGCCCCGGGCCAGGGAAGCGGGCAGCAGGACCTGTTCGGGACGTGA
- the secD gene encoding protein translocase subunit SecD, with translation MAAPKKGRSASAQSKPGRTLALILIAIVGLTGGMFASGHTTPRLGIDLAGGTSITLKAKADQGSAINKANMDTAVDIMNRRVNGLGVTEAEVQTQGRDNIIVNIPKGTNSAEARKQVGTPAKLYFRPVLAQEATGPAAPSSSASPSGSSSASPSPSASASAKGEKATSSSSPSASATSQGRAVTDALKADATPSAAAGAKAKASPSPSASGGATAPAEATALQAKYAALDCTDKKVRTAVSEGVKPGDATVACGEIDNVWYKYLLGPAAVDGTDVKKAQAVFDTQGAAGWQVTMTFTKSGGKKFADITGKLAQNQQPQNEFGIVLDGDVVSSPFVQSAITGGQAQISGSFKQEEAQGLANMLSYGALPLSFQEQSTTTVTAALGGDQLHAGLLAGAIGLALVVLYLVAYYRGLALVALASLLVSAALTYVLMALLGPAIGFALNLPAVCGAIVAIGITADSFIVYFERVRDEIREGRTLRPAVERAWPRARRTILVSDFVSFLAAAVLFVVTVGKVQGFAFTLGLTTVLDVVVVFFFTKPLMTLIARRKFFANGHKWSGLDPKSLGAQPPLRRTRRPGGPVAGPVETKEA, from the coding sequence GTGGCAGCACCCAAGAAGGGCCGGAGTGCGAGTGCCCAGAGCAAACCAGGGCGCACGCTGGCCCTGATCCTGATCGCCATCGTGGGGCTCACCGGAGGCATGTTCGCCTCCGGTCACACCACTCCGCGTCTTGGCATCGACCTCGCCGGCGGTACCAGCATCACGCTGAAGGCGAAGGCCGACCAGGGATCCGCGATCAACAAGGCCAACATGGACACCGCGGTCGACATCATGAACCGCCGTGTCAACGGGCTGGGCGTCACCGAGGCGGAGGTGCAGACCCAGGGACGCGACAACATCATCGTCAACATCCCCAAGGGCACCAACTCCGCGGAAGCCCGCAAGCAGGTCGGCACCCCCGCCAAGCTGTACTTCCGTCCGGTCCTGGCCCAGGAGGCCACCGGCCCCGCCGCCCCCTCGTCGAGCGCGTCCCCGAGCGGTTCGTCGAGCGCGTCTCCCAGCCCTTCGGCGAGCGCCTCCGCCAAGGGTGAGAAGGCGACCTCCTCCTCGTCCCCCTCGGCCTCCGCCACCTCGCAGGGCCGCGCCGTCACCGACGCGCTCAAGGCCGACGCCACCCCGTCGGCTGCCGCGGGCGCCAAGGCGAAGGCGTCCCCCAGCCCGTCAGCCTCCGGTGGCGCCACCGCCCCCGCCGAGGCCACCGCGCTCCAGGCCAAGTACGCGGCCCTGGACTGCACCGACAAGAAGGTCCGCACCGCGGTCAGCGAGGGCGTCAAGCCCGGCGACGCGACCGTCGCCTGCGGTGAGATCGACAACGTCTGGTACAAGTACCTGCTCGGCCCGGCCGCGGTCGACGGCACCGACGTCAAGAAGGCCCAGGCCGTCTTCGACACGCAGGGTGCCGCCGGCTGGCAGGTCACCATGACCTTCACCAAGTCGGGCGGCAAGAAGTTCGCCGACATCACGGGCAAGCTGGCGCAGAACCAGCAGCCGCAGAACGAGTTCGGCATCGTGCTCGACGGCGACGTCGTCTCCAGCCCGTTCGTGCAGAGCGCGATCACCGGCGGCCAGGCGCAGATCTCCGGCAGCTTCAAGCAGGAGGAGGCCCAGGGCCTCGCCAACATGCTGTCCTACGGCGCGCTCCCGCTCAGCTTCCAGGAGCAGAGCACGACCACCGTGACGGCTGCCCTCGGCGGCGACCAGCTGCACGCCGGTCTGCTGGCGGGCGCCATCGGCCTCGCCCTGGTCGTCCTGTACCTGGTGGCGTACTACCGCGGTCTGGCGCTCGTCGCCCTCGCCTCGCTGCTGGTCTCGGCGGCCCTCACCTACGTGCTCATGGCCCTGCTCGGCCCGGCCATCGGCTTCGCGCTGAACCTGCCGGCCGTCTGCGGAGCCATCGTCGCCATCGGCATCACAGCGGACTCGTTCATCGTCTACTTCGAACGTGTCCGCGACGAGATCCGCGAGGGCCGCACTCTGCGCCCCGCCGTCGAGCGGGCCTGGCCCCGGGCCCGGCGCACCATCCTGGTCTCCGACTTCGTGTCGTTCCTCGCCGCCGCCGTGCTGTTCGTCGTCACGGTCGGCAAGGTCCAGGGCTTCGCGTTCACGCTGGGCCTGACCACCGTCCTCGACGTGGTCGTGGTCTTCTTCTTCACCAAGCCGCTGATGACGCTCATCGCTCGGCGGAAGTTCTTCGCGAACGGCCACAAGTGGTCCGGCCTCGACCCGAAGAGCCTGGGTGCCCAGCCGCCGCTGCGCCGCACCCGCCGTCCCGGCGGTCCCGTCGCCGGTCCCGTCGAGACGAAGGAGGCGTGA